Below is a genomic region from Ostreibacterium oceani.
TTGCGCAGAGATGGATTCTACGGCGCTCACTTGGGCGTTGATTTGGCGGCTTTTGACTTCGACAAAGACCAGTGTGTTGCCATCTTGCATAATCAAATCAATTTCACCAAAGCGACTGTGGTAATTCTCACAAACCCCTTTAAGCCCTTGTTTTTTTAAAAACTGTTTGGCTATTTTTTCGCAGTGAAACCCTGTTTCGCGGCTGCGGTTATTCTCTGCGTGCCTGCTCTCTGTTCGTCTGTTCTCTGCGCGGCTGTTCTCTGTGCAACTGCTTTCTGTCGCCGCTGCGGGGCGATGGTTTGCAGTCATGCGTTTAATACGTTTGATAAGTTTAATTCGCTTAAAAATAGCGTAACCATATGTAAACATTGGCAATGGCAAGGGTTAATAACATAATCGGGAATGCGCGAATGGTAAATTGAATAAAACCAATCGGTTGTTTGGCTTTGGCGGCGTAAGCAGCAACGGTTAAGTTAGCGCTGGCGCCAATCAGCGAGCCATTGCC
It encodes:
- a CDS encoding YraN family protein, with product MTANHRPAAATESSCTENSRAENRRTESRHAENNRSRETGFHCEKIAKQFLKKQGLKGVCENYHSRFGEIDLIMQDGNTLVFVEVKSRQINAQVSAVESISAQKIQKIIKTAEHYLLQLSEIPDCRFDVIAVTHNHQLSDYTIEWIKAAF